The sequence below is a genomic window from Geothermobacter hydrogeniphilus.
CCGAACTCAGGCAACAGCGGCCGAATCTCGCCCTGCTGCTGCATGCCTGGCGCAGCGGCCGGCCCTGGCTGCAGGTTCCGGCCGTCGACCGGGTCCCGTTCGCCGTGCTGATGACCGGCACCGATATCAACCGCGACCTTGACATCCCGGACCGGGCCGCGATCATCCGACAGGTTCACCAACAGGCGGCAACCGTCATCGTGCAGAACCGGATCGCCTTTGAGCAACTGCATAAGAAAGACCTTCCCTGGCTCGACAAACTGCGACTGTTGCCACCGGGCATCGAACTGGGCGCGGACGATTTTCCCCTGCGGGAGCGACTGCAGCTCGGCAGCAAAGATCTGCTGCTGCTTCACCCGGCCAGCATCAGGCCGGTCAAGGGCAACCTGGAACTGTTGCGGATGAGTGCCGCTATCTTCCGGAGCGGAAGACCGGTCTGCCTCGCTTTCTGCGGTCCCATCCTCGACCACAGCTACGGCGCGGCCTTCATCGCCGCGCTCAAGGACCATCCCCGGGCCCGCTACCTGGGCGAAATTCCCTGCGCCGCCATGCCTTCCGCGATGCGCCAGGCCGACCTGGTTCTCAACAATTCGGTTTCTGAAGGGGTTGCCAACGCCCTGGTTGAGGCAGCCACTATCGGCCGGCCGATTCTCGCCCGGGATATCCCCGGCAATCGGGCGGTGGTCCGCCCCGGGCACAACGGCCTGCTCTATACCGACGATGACGAATTTCAACGCCTGGCCCTGAAGCTGCTGGACGATGCTGAACTGCGCCGGATCCT
It includes:
- a CDS encoding GPMC system family 4 glycosyltransferase — its product is MKLLIVIPRQSRTTGNHVTASRFAGRLRQLGWDIRRVETDPQDPTPIVAELRQQRPNLALLLHAWRSGRPWLQVPAVDRVPFAVLMTGTDINRDLDIPDRAAIIRQVHQQAATVIVQNRIAFEQLHKKDLPWLDKLRLLPPGIELGADDFPLRERLQLGSKDLLLLHPASIRPVKGNLELLRMSAAIFRSGRPVCLAFCGPILDHSYGAAFIAALKDHPRARYLGEIPCAAMPSAMRQADLVLNNSVSEGVANALVEAATIGRPILARDIPGNRAVVRPGHNGLLYTDDDEFQRLALKLLDDAELRRILSRPDPHSYAAETEGRQLAAILAAIMAGSAIPGDRTGDGDTPAKPC